The genomic DNA TCCACAATGATCTATTAATGGAGTGATATGGATTATTATCAAATATCCCTTTTATTACCGCTTGAAAATTGTATAAAGATAAATTATTAGGAAAATAAGTATAAACTTCTTTGTTTTTATAAAATGGAATAACTCCTTCATACACAAATTGAGCGAGCAAAATTGTTATTAATAACACAATAAATAAAGCGGGAAAAAGTCTTAGAAATCGTTTTTTAAAATAATCTAAAAGCCCTTTACTACGCTGTAAGCTTTGGAAAATAAAGAAACCGCTAATAATAAAAAACCCATCTAAACCTAATCGAGCCAAAACTATTTGACCATTAGTAACTTGATAAATCCATTGGGAGCTTTCATGACCTCCTGACAACGGATAGGCATGAGATATAACAACAAATATGGCAAACAAGAACCTTAAAAAATCAAAATTGTTGTTTTTAATCATTTTTAAGACTATTATTTATAACTGTTTTTAGTTTGTAACATTAAAATTTATCTGGTTTATTAAATATGAATTTTATTAAAAAAGTATATCGCTTAATTATATACCAAAAATCAACAAAAAAGCTTTTTAACAATCTCAAAATCGACATAATAAATCCTTTTGATGAACTAATAAAGCCAACATCAGTATGCCATAACTGATAATTTCCTACTACATCATTTTTAAAACGAAAAAAGAGTTGTTTTTTATTTCTTTTAATTTGATAACAAAAAATAGAAGCTACAAAATCAATATCATATCCCGCTTTTAAAACACGTTTAGTCCATTCTTTATCTTCAAAAGTAGCAACATCTTCTCTAAATGGATACTTTTCCCAAACTTGTCTACTAAAAGCTGAACCCGAAAAAATTAACCCTGATTTATTAGGATCTATTTTTGCAGGTACTTTATTTATAAAGTTTTTGTAATCATTAGGGCTGTGTAGGCACCTTACACCTGCTAAATTCGGTTTTTCATGAAACTTCTTTTTTATCAATTTAAAAAAGTCATGACTCACGGGGTATGAATGGGCACTAAACATAACAACTATTGGAAACTTAGTTTGTTTTGCCGCAAAATTTGCACTTCCACCGTAACTAAAATTTTTAATAGTAACGAATTTAGCACCAAATTGTTTAGAAATTTCTTCACTCCTATCTGTTGACAAATTATCAATTACTATAACCTCCTGTATATCATCAATGTATCTTTCTTTTAAATTTTTCAAAAGAAAAGATAGTGCTTGATCCTGATTTTTATTTCTTATTACAACTGAAATCATACAATAATTAAGAATATGCTTACCACTATTTCTTATTTAATTTTTTTAAAAGTTTAATAGGCTTCCCTATTAATTTTGCTAATTTATATACATTAGATTTTTTAGTCTTCAAATCTGTATCACGGTACATGTTTATTAAAAAAAACAAATACTTGATTGTATTATCATAATTCTCTTTATAAAGCTCTTTATGCTTATTAAGTACATACTCCAGATTGGATATACGATGATTTTCTAAAGTATTAATCAACATTGATGCTTCAGATTTTCTATAATAAAATAAATAATCTTTAACGATTTTGTACTCCCAGCCCAACTTAGTAATAGCAATCCAAAACTCCCAATCTTCAAAACCATTTTTCATTTCTTCATCATAACCACCGACTTGCTCCCAACATTTTTTTCTAAATAGTGAAGTCGCTATTAAACTATTTTCAAAAAGTAAATTTTTAATAGTACTTCCTTTGGGTTTTAATTTGTAAACAATATTTTCTATGTCTCCTTTAAAAAATTTGCTGTAGCAAGAAACTATTGCTAATGAATCATCTTTTTGTAACACAGGAACTAGTTTTGATAAGAAAGACTTATCAATGACGTCATCTGAATCCAAAGGTAAAATATACGCTCCTCTGGACATTGAAACACCTTTATTTCTTGCACTAGACAACCCTCCGTTTTGTTTTTCTATATACCTGAATCTGTTATCCTTATCACACCATTTAGAAGCTACTTCTTCAGTATTATCAGGACTTCCATCATTAACAATGATACATTCCCAATTTGTATACGTTTGATCTAATACCGATTGAAGCGATACACTTAAAAAATGTGCTTGGTTGTAACAAGGAACTATGATAGAAACTAAAATATTCATAGCATTTTTATTCTTTATTAGAAATTATTCCTTTGAGTACTCTTAAAGGTTTTAATAATAAATTACCTATTTTATAGTCTAATGAATCTTTCGTCTTAATTTTATCTGCTCTTAAGACACTATTATCTCTTAATAATTGTGTAATACAAAATTCGTAATGATTTAAAAAAAGCTCTTTATGCTTGTCGAATATATAACGTCTCAATTTAAAATCATAACGTTTTAATGCATTGGCATCCCTTGAGTTATTTTTAATTCTATAAATAAATAATGGTTCTTTAATAACGTGTGATTCCCAATTATTTTTTAAAATTGAAATCCAAAATTCCCAATCTTCGTAACCACTGGTCATTTGTTCATCATAACCTCCTGCTTTTTCCCAACACTCTTTTCTAAACATAGAATTAGCAGACAAATTGTTTCTTATCAAAAAGTTCTTTATACTACCCCCTAATGGCTTCCTTATTTCTGATTTTAATTTATTATTTTTTAAAGTTTTAGCATAACATCCAACGGCTGCTATTTTTGAATTATTATTTAAAACATCAACAGCCTTTTCTATGAATGTAAGGTCAAAATAATCATCAGCATCCAAATTCAATATAAATTCAGTTTTAGCTAAACTAACTGCTTTATTCCTAGCACTACTAACTCCTTTGTTTTTTTGAAAAATAATTTCTACCGCTTTAAAATCTATACTTTCTATAATCTGTTTAGTTTTAGCATCAGAACCATCATCTACAATTATAACTTTTTCAGGTTTTAAAGTCTGATTTAAAACGGAGTTTAATGCTTCTATAATATAAGCACCATCATTGAAACAAGGAATAATAACAGTAACATTACTTTTCACCTCCATTTATACATTTATTTTTTGCCTTTTCCAGCGTTTTTCTACTTTATAAATTCCCTTTGACAAAAACAAAAAAAAGTTGCTTATCAATAAAAACTCTATCCCAAAACTTTTATTCTTTCCTTTTATAATGGAAAATAAGTTTTTTGAAATAAATCTAGCATTTGTATTATGATTATTCTCTAAACTTCTAAAAAAAGCATTTATTAAATACTTGTAGTATGAAATAAATAAAGCATTATCTTTTAATTCAATACTTTTTTTCAGAATTTCTACAGCAGTATAACTTTGAGATTCTTTATACGATTTTATATATTTTAAATTTTCACTACTTTTAGTCTTATCATGTTGCCTATATAAAAATAGTGGGATATTTAATATTTTATAGCGATCTTTTGATAATTGAAAAAATAATCTTGAAAATAGCTCGGTCTCTTGACCTCTAGTTAAATCTTCATTAAACAATTGGTTGCTAAATAAATACTTTTTCCTAAACAAGACAGAACCCGTGATGAATTTTAATTTCCAGAATAAATAATCTTTCAATAAGTAAGATTCTTCTTTTAGTTCTACTCTAGATTTATTTTTTAAATTTTTGTCAACTATATAATGAGAAGCAATAACTAAATCTACTTTAGAAGAAAACGCTTCTATTTTAGTTTTTAAAAAGTCTTTTAACATAACATCATCATCATCAAACCAATTTACATAATCTCCTTTACTTAATTGGAATCCGTAATTACGTGAGGCATTACCTCCTTTTGCTTTTTCTTCTGGTCTTTTATGGTATTGAAAACGAGTATCTTTTTTTACATATTTATTTATTACATCCTCTGTTTGATCTACCGATCCATCATCAACAATAATACATTCCCAATTTTTATATGTTTGTAATAGAATAGAGTCAAGTGTTTTATCTATAAGGTTTCCCCTATTATAAGTGGCAATTATTATTGATATTAAAGGGTTTCTCATTAAAGAAATATTAAGGGAATAAAAATGGTAACATTTTTTTTCTAAGCCTAATTAAAGGAAAATATTTTATACTTAATGTTGAAAACAAAATTCTTGAATTATTAAAAAACAGAAAAAACCAATATGAAATATTCTTAAATAAGGAATCTTCATCTTTATATTTTATTAACCAAATCCATTTAAGTAACAAATCTATTCTTTCTAGTGAAACTTGATTTTTATTAGACCAAAAAATAAGTGATTCGTAAAGTTTTATTCTGTACTTGTAGTATAAATCTTCCTTGTTAAATACATTTGAATCATGAACTCCTCGCACTGCAACAGGAGTATCAATAACCCCTCCTATTAGACAAGATTTTAAAGCCATCTTCCAAAACAAATCAGTATCCTCTGCTACTGACAAATCTTCATTGAAATAACCAACTTTGTTAAAAATAGATTTTTTAAGTGTTAACCCATCGATATGAAAATGACCAAAACCGCCATTTAATAAAGCCTCAAAAAGTTCCTCTGGTATAACTTTTTTTCTAACTGTGGTTAACTTTAACCTATCCTTTTCTAAAATATTTGCTTCTCTATAAAAATGTACACTAATAGCATTATAAATACCATCTACGTTGCTATTAGATTTAAATAGTTCTTTGTCATTTACAAATCTATTCTCTAAGTAAAAATCATCTGCGTCAAGAAAAGCAATAAAATCTTCCGTAGCTTTTTTAATTCCTAAATTTCTACTAGCTGAACGTCCTTTATTAACATTATTTTCATGATGAAAGACTTTTAGTTTCGGGTTACCAGTTAAAAGCTTCTCTAAAATTGCTTTAGTGTTATCTGCACTTCCATCTTCAACAACTATAACTTCAGCCACATGAGATTGTTTTGAAGCTGATTGTATCGCTTTTTCTATAAAACGTTCTACATTATATGCTGGGATAATAACAGATATTGAAAATTTCATGTTTTAGATTAGTATATTAAAACCTATTGATTAGCCCTAATTTGATTAATATTTTTATTTTCCTTGATTTTCTTAAAGTCCTCAAAGTTCTTTCTAATTTATACTTATATTTTAAATCATTCATTAAAATAGTGTATTCATTATTTAAAACTTCCTCTCTTTCTTCTTTTATTAAATTAATATTTTCTGGTAAAGAGCTTATTCCGTCCTTATAAAAATTTGTGTAAACCTCATCAATATATTCATAAGTCGCATTATGCTTAATCAGCACTTCAATTAAGAATTTCCAATCTGAAACAATTTTTAAATGCTCATCATAATATCCGAATTCCTCAAATAATCGTTTATGAATAAATGTTGATTGATGAGGAGGTAAATCGGAATGCAAAAAGTCAAATGATAATACCTTTGGTGTCCTTTTTAACTTTATGGAATTATTTTGAATTTGATTAATATTAAAATATACTATATCAGTACCTTTTAAATAAATACTTAAGTTTTTTAGAGCATATTTATCTGTAAAGTCATCTCCACTATTTAAAAAAAACAGATACTCTCCTTTGGCAACTTTAATGCCTTTATTCATAGCATTATAAATACCATTATCACGTTCACTAACCCAATAGGCTAAATAATCTTTATTAGCAACTATTTGTTCTTTACTCCCATCATTAGAACCTCCATCAATTATAATATGTTCAAAATTAGAATACGTTTGGCTACGTACACTATTAATGGTTTTTTTCAATCCAAGTTTGTCATTATAATTTATTGTAATAATGGATATAAGCATTCTTATTTTTTTAAAAACTTGTTAGTATAAACTTCACGTATACCATTTTCTAATTCTATACTATATTTCCAGCCTAGGCTATTAATCAAAGATACATCTAATAGTTTTCGTGGTGTACCGTCTGGTTTATCATTATTCCAAATAATCTCTCCTTTATAATCAACTATTTTCTTGATTAATTCGGCTAAATTTTTAATAGAGATATCTGTTCCTGTTCCTATATTTACAGAAATATCTAAAGAATAATTTTGCATTAAATTAAAACTAGCAGCTGCTAAATCATCTACATGCAAGAATTCTCTTTTTGGCTCACCTGTACCCCATACTTCAACTGTAGATTTATTATTTATTTTCGCCTCATGAAATTTACGTAACAAAGCTGGTAATACATGGGAATTATTTAAATCATAATTATCATTAGGCCCATACAAATTAGTTGGCATAACAGAAATAAAATTACAGCCGTACTGCCTATTATAATTTTCGCATAATTTAATGCCTGCTATTTTGGCGATAGCATAAGGTTCATTTGTTGGCTCCAGGGATCCTGTTAACAAAGCATCTTCATTTATTGGCTGTGATGCATATTTGGGATAAATACAAGATGAAGCATAAAATAGTAATTTTTTCACTTTATGAGCGTAGCTTTGATGGATGACATTATTTTGAATCATTAGATTCTCATATAAGAATTGTCCTCTATATGTATTATTAGCTTCAATTCCCCCTACTTTTGCTGCTGCTAAAAACACATAGTCAGGTTTCTCTGACTCAAAAAACAAAGCCACTTTTTCTTGATTAGTCAAATCTAATTCTGCTGAGCTTTTCAATAAAAAATTTGTATAGCCTTTTTGTTTTAAATATCTAAGGATAGCAGATCCAACCATACCATTATGACCTGCAATATAAATTTTAGACGATAGCTCCATTTTATTTTTTTAAGTAATTACACAATCGCGAATTGCTTCTTAAAACATTATTT from Flavivirga abyssicola includes the following:
- a CDS encoding GDP-L-fucose synthase family protein: MELSSKIYIAGHNGMVGSAILRYLKQKGYTNFLLKSSAELDLTNQEKVALFFESEKPDYVFLAAAKVGGIEANNTYRGQFLYENLMIQNNVIHQSYAHKVKKLLFYASSCIYPKYASQPINEDALLTGSLEPTNEPYAIAKIAGIKLCENYNRQYGCNFISVMPTNLYGPNDNYDLNNSHVLPALLRKFHEAKINNKSTVEVWGTGEPKREFLHVDDLAAASFNLMQNYSLDISVNIGTGTDISIKNLAELIKKIVDYKGEIIWNNDKPDGTPRKLLDVSLINSLGWKYSIELENGIREVYTNKFLKK
- a CDS encoding glycosyltransferase, with product MKNLKERYIDDIQEVIVIDNLSTDRSEEISKQFGAKFVTIKNFSYGGSANFAAKQTKFPIVVMFSAHSYPVSHDFFKLIKKKFHEKPNLAGVRCLHSPNDYKNFINKVPAKIDPNKSGLIFSGSAFSRQVWEKYPFREDVATFEDKEWTKRVLKAGYDIDFVASIFCYQIKRNKKQLFFRFKNDVVGNYQLWHTDVGFISSSKGFIMSILRLLKSFFVDFWYIIKRYTFLIKFIFNKPDKF
- a CDS encoding glycosyltransferase family A protein, translated to MEVKSNVTVIIPCFNDGAYIIEALNSVLNQTLKPEKVIIVDDGSDAKTKQIIESIDFKAVEIIFQKNKGVSSARNKAVSLAKTEFILNLDADDYFDLTFIEKAVDVLNNNSKIAAVGCYAKTLKNNKLKSEIRKPLGGSIKNFLIRNNLSANSMFRKECWEKAGGYDEQMTSGYEDWEFWISILKNNWESHVIKEPLFIYRIKNNSRDANALKRYDFKLRRYIFDKHKELFLNHYEFCITQLLRDNSVLRADKIKTKDSLDYKIGNLLLKPLRVLKGIISNKE
- a CDS encoding glycosyltransferase family 2 protein translates to MNILVSIIVPCYNQAHFLSVSLQSVLDQTYTNWECIIVNDGSPDNTEEVASKWCDKDNRFRYIEKQNGGLSSARNKGVSMSRGAYILPLDSDDVIDKSFLSKLVPVLQKDDSLAIVSCYSKFFKGDIENIVYKLKPKGSTIKNLLFENSLIATSLFRKKCWEQVGGYDEEMKNGFEDWEFWIAITKLGWEYKIVKDYLFYYRKSEASMLINTLENHRISNLEYVLNKHKELYKENYDNTIKYLFFLINMYRDTDLKTKKSNVYKLAKLIGKPIKLLKKLNKK
- a CDS encoding glycosyltransferase family 2 protein; amino-acid sequence: MKFSISVIIPAYNVERFIEKAIQSASKQSHVAEVIVVEDGSADNTKAILEKLLTGNPKLKVFHHENNVNKGRSASRNLGIKKATEDFIAFLDADDFYLENRFVNDKELFKSNSNVDGIYNAISVHFYREANILEKDRLKLTTVRKKVIPEELFEALLNGGFGHFHIDGLTLKKSIFNKVGYFNEDLSVAEDTDLFWKMALKSCLIGGVIDTPVAVRGVHDSNVFNKEDLYYKYRIKLYESLIFWSNKNQVSLERIDLLLKWIWLIKYKDEDSLFKNISYWFFLFFNNSRILFSTLSIKYFPLIRLRKKMLPFLFP
- a CDS encoding glycosyltransferase family 2 protein → MRNPLISIIIATYNRGNLIDKTLDSILLQTYKNWECIIVDDGSVDQTEDVINKYVKKDTRFQYHKRPEEKAKGGNASRNYGFQLSKGDYVNWFDDDDVMLKDFLKTKIEAFSSKVDLVIASHYIVDKNLKNKSRVELKEESYLLKDYLFWKLKFITGSVLFRKKYLFSNQLFNEDLTRGQETELFSRLFFQLSKDRYKILNIPLFLYRQHDKTKSSENLKYIKSYKESQSYTAVEILKKSIELKDNALFISYYKYLINAFFRSLENNHNTNARFISKNLFSIIKGKNKSFGIEFLLISNFFLFLSKGIYKVEKRWKRQKINV
- a CDS encoding glycosyltransferase family 2 protein, which translates into the protein MLISIITINYNDKLGLKKTINSVRSQTYSNFEHIIIDGGSNDGSKEQIVANKDYLAYWVSERDNGIYNAMNKGIKVAKGEYLFFLNSGDDFTDKYALKNLSIYLKGTDIVYFNINQIQNNSIKLKRTPKVLSFDFLHSDLPPHQSTFIHKRLFEEFGYYDEHLKIVSDWKFLIEVLIKHNATYEYIDEVYTNFYKDGISSLPENINLIKEEREEVLNNEYTILMNDLKYKYKLERTLRTLRKSRKIKILIKLGLINRF